GTCTACACTCTCTCTGTGATGACAAGTGTCTGGGGAAAGCTGTTTTTGTGAAACACTTGACATCCAGCATGACTTTCTTGTCCTAGTGGTTCATGTCAGAGAGCCTTTAAACTTCCTCTAGTAATgtgattttttgtttctttttttctgttctttgtggCTTGTCAGAGTTGCTGCCCATTGTctgcagaaggagaggaaaaatgtaatatttttcagCTTGCTCATCCCTTTAtttgctggaggagcagcagcaaactgATTGCAGTGATCCTTCAGAGCAGGAAGCTGGAGGTGAATCGAGGTGCTGTGGATCTTTCAGCAGCTGGgatgaagcagaaataaatgtaGATTAATTTCTCCTGGAGGTGTGCTGGAATTGTAGCTCCCCAAAGCAATTTGGTCTTGGCAGTTATCAGGCTGAATGAGGctaggaataaaaaaatcagtatcTGGAGGAGTCCCCGTTGGCTGGGAGTAGAGCAGGTCggagaggggctgcaggctcctggctctgcccctgtTCCTGCATCTCAGTGGAGCTcaggtgcagggcaggagcagggaatccCTGCGTGGCAGGGTCCCCATGGGTGCCTCAGTGATGCTGGGGTGTCCCCGTCTGGGACAGGAATGATGCCTCTGAGCCTGGCACTGAACTGCTGTTCTTGCAAGGGCTGCTCCATGGTAGGGAAAGGGGAGAGAGGTGtttgctgccagctgggctggacagagctgggcagagctggtcTCATTCCACCAGAGGGTGGCAGGGGCGCAGGAGCCTCTCCTGTTGGGGCTTCAGCACTGACAGCACCCTGTGGGTCTTGGCCACGTTATTCTGGAGAAACATCTCCTCCTTTAAGAAGTGAGGAACCTAGAAATGAGAGGCTGATGTTTGCTTTTCAGTCTTCCTCCCGTTCCTAGCAGTCTCCAAGTAGCTGTGGAGAGTGTCTGTAGTCAAATACATCAGATCTCAGCTGCACAGAGGGAGTTAATCTGCAAGAGCCCTCCCTGGTGCCTCTCTCCTCAGCCTGCCTGCTCAGCTGAGGGCAGCTTTCAGCTCTTCTGTGTGGAAACTGGGGCATCTCTGAACCAGCTTCTTTCATCTGCTCCTGAAAGGCCTTACATCATTCTGCTTCACATTTGAAGGGTTATTTTGGTAGTAAAAACAAGAGCATCATGGGTTGGGATGAGCTGTCTGTGGGAGGTAACCCTGCCTTTGCACTGCCCTCTGTTTTCAGGGCTGTGACCAGGTGAGCTGGCTACTGTCTGTATAGATTGGGCAGCACTCTGAAGAGGACAGgtctgttttcttttgatgCTCTGTCcattttcctttggagctgtgctgtgatgtGCTTGCAAATGAAGTTGAGATCAGCACATCTGTTAGTGTCAGCTcaccccagcagggccaggaggtaCCAGTAATTCCCATCACAAAAATTTCCAATGAGAAGTTCTGCCATGAGTGGCAGCATTTCAACTAAAAAAATTTGGctataaatacataaatgctCTTACATTCAGTAACCAGGAACTAAGGgttcctgattttattttttatttttggtcagTCTTTACCTCCCACTGAAACAAAGCTTGTCTTTGTTCTGCACCATTGGTGGGAAGCTGATGATACAGATGTTTGTGTATgttcacacaaacacacacacacacttttttttcaaTACGTATAAATATATAGGTATATAATGTATATAGTTTATGTATCTGGGGTGAGGGAGGCAAAATGCACAAGTGCTTTACTGTTGCCAGGTGTGAAGTAGCTttgcagggcagtgcctgccctgttCATTGCACAACACAACCTCTTtggaggggacagcaggctgctggtggcctggagcacctctggaGGGGCCAGCAGGTTGCTGGTGGCCTGGAGCACCCTTTGATGGGACAGCAGGTTGCTGGTGGCCTGGAGCACCCTTTGGAGGGGACAGCAGGTTGCTGgtggcctggagcagccctggaggggcCAGCAGGCTGCTGGTGGCCTGGAGCACCCTTGGATGGGTTCAGCAGGTTGCTGGtggcctggagcacctctggaggggacagcaggtTGCTGGTGGCCTGGAGCACCCTTGGATGGGTTCAGCAGGTTGCTGGTGGCCTGGAGCACCCTTTGAGGGACAGCAGGTTGCTGGTGGCCTGGAGCACCCTTTGGAGGGGACAGCAGGTTGCTGgtggcctggagcagccctggaggggccagcaggctgctggtggcctggagcaggctctgaggtgggtgttctgtccccaggaggagccGGGCCCCGCGGCGCAGGGCCGCCGCTCGTCGCTCAGCGGGGTGTGCTACCTGACCATGGGCCTGCtcgtgctgctgctggggctggtctTTGCATCGATGTACGTCTACAGATACTTCTTCATCACCCAGGTAGGAGAGACTTGGGAAGCACTtcagctccatcagcctgaGCAGCCAGACCAGCTTtgggagaggtgctgctggtTTTTGTTGCCCTGCACTGTTCTAACCCAGGAGCCAGGTTGCTGGGCACTGCAAGTGAGGCATTTCTTAAGTGGTAGGCTCAGGCTGACCTCCATTCCTAACACCAGGAAGGGCCTTCCAGAAACCCTCCCCTTCCCTTatggctttgttttgctttctttttagcTGCATAAAAATATCCTGCCAGTTGTACCTTCTAAACCCCACATTGCTGCTGTCTGGGGTACAGCAGTCTGACAGCATGGCTTGTGAGGGGAGAGCAAGCCTGGAGAGAGCAGGGGTGTACAGGCGAGGGAGCAGTTTTTTGCAGTAGGTTTTGTAGGCTCTAGCACAGAAAAACTCTGTAGGTGTGACAAAAATAGGTGCTGCTATTAATAAAGCAAGCAGAGAAGTAAGAACAAAGTGGGAGATGATGTAGAAAAGTGAGCCCTCAACCTCCGTTAAATTCAGCAACTTTTCTTCCACATAGTCTTTGCAaagcctggcctggcctggccaaggcactgggctggcagctctgtgtgggGTCAGAACACAGGGAATGagacagggcagagctgctttttGAGGAGGAAACTGCTGAGCTCTGGCCTGCTGAGTGTTTAGCCAAGAAACCCCAGAGCACTGATTTGCACTGGAGCAAATTGTGCTGTGGAGTGGCTATTAATGAATGAGTTCTCCCAggactgctgctgccttcatctctgcagccagcacttATCCACTCAGCAGAAGAGTCTTTTCATATACTCCTTTTCTCCGTAAATTTCCTTGCCGTCAAATTAATTTGTAGTTTTGTTTCAAGAAGTTCTCAGTGCTTTATTACCTGTTCTCATTTACACCTGATCTAGAGATGCTgtgacagccccagagctgctcccccctcacacacagccctgtcccaggtgaggGCACCTGTCCCTGGGCTTTTGGTGAAGGTACTTCCCtaggaggagcagccctggccccaggggaggtcctggcagggacacctcccaggctgctcggagaacagcagctgggaggtgaaTCCACTTTGTTTTGCTGCATTTGCCACTCCAAGCTACAAGGGCCTCTGAAAATGATTCTCTCCTCAGCCCAAACTTCTATGCCTCCTAGAAAATACGCAGTTTTTTCTATGCCTCCTGTAGAAAATGAAGTTACTGGGAGCCATGGCTATGGAGGGATGTCAATAGCCTGGTGAGGAAATATAAAAGCTTGCAGGCAGTTTGCCTTTCTGAATTACTCCTCATGAAAGGCAGCAGGGAATTCtttattcttcattcttttaGCATGAAGTGAGATGTGATCATGTCACAAGGGTAATTTGCACTAGGTTCACCAAGAATGTTTTCTGGTAAAAAGCTTGATCTTAAAATATCTTCAAGTATCTGATGAGTGTTTCACCCAGCAGGGGTACACTCCTGCCCGTGTTTGCTGTAGCTGTTGGGGGGTTGAGTTGTAGCCCTGCCTGGATTGTGTTGTACCCCACAGCTGCCCCGTGAGAGCGTGTTCCACTGCGGTGTCCTGTACGAAGACTCGCTGTACTCGCCCTTCaaagggcagctggagctgcacgAGGATGTCAAGATCTACATTGAAGAGAACTACGAGCAAATCAATGTCCCCGTGCCCCAGTTTGGGGGGAGCGACCCTGCGGACATCATCCACGATTTCCAGCGAGTAAGGAGCTCCTGGGGCCTGTGGGGGCAgcatggggctgagctgggtgcACCAGCTCTGTGTTCATGgcccagcactgtcactgttGTCACATGATCTATTCCTgagctgccctcctgcccagggcccTCTTCGGGATTTTCCAACCCGCTCTGCTTGCTGGGTAGGGAGGTTTGATTAACATAGTGTCCTGTCTTCCCTGAATTCCCTCTCCTCACCACTGTCCCAGTCAGTTCATTGCCAAGGGTTCAGTTGTGTCGTTCCTGTGCTTGGCATGCAGGGGCTGACAGCGTATCATGACATTACACTGGACAAGTGCTACGTCATCGAGCTCAACACCACCATCGTGATGCCTCCTCGCAacctgtgggagctgctggtcaACGTGAAGgtacagctgcagccctgctgcttctgcatgCTTTCTTTGAGTGGGCTCCTGGGtgccagctggcagctcctggcaaatCAGAACTGCTGTGTCTGGGGAAGTGAGCCTTGGCCCTGAGTCTCCACTCCTGAGCAGAGTGAAGGCTTCAGCAGGTTTAGCTGAAGTACTGATTGTGCAGACAGCGCAGTAAGGCTGACACGATGATCAGCCTGACCAGGGAgacacagagaagcagcaggatcCTTCCCTCTGGTGTTCACTGACTGTAGgaaccaagggaaaaaaaaaaaaattccttcctttcccctcctgtgTTTTGCACTGTGGTTTGCCAAttgcagagctctctgtgtCCCTTGGGGAGGAACAGGCCTTCAACACTCACCTTTTTGGGGGGAATCtgtgctgccctccctccttggctgcagcaccaggctTGGGCTCATGCAGTTATGCTCACAGCCAGCATTAATTGGGTTTAGTACCAGCGATTTTGTTCAGTTCAGaagcctgtgctgcagaaagcagcCATCTTAAAATAGAATACTATTTAATcttcacagcaggaaaaaaccacagGATTTTTCAGACTGCAAAAGGTACATATCTGTCTCAGTCTTCTGCAGGTAAATCAAGGCACTGAGCCTGGGTCTTTTATCACTCCTTTGAGGgtctgtttaaaagaaagggggaCAAAAGACAATCAAATTGTTACTCTTTCTTAAATTATCTTTGTTCACTTCCTGCTATGTGCAGTATGGTGAACTTTGCAGTGTGAGCTCAGAGACAAACAGTTGTGCCCAGAGAGAGCCTGATCTCCAGTCCCTTTCAGACTCCCAGTTTGTTTCCTTGCAGTCCTCACAATTTCATGCACTGTGACTGTCTGGCAAATGTGCTGGGAACCCTGCTGGGGTACAGCACACATTTAC
This portion of the Haemorhous mexicanus isolate bHaeMex1 chromosome 10, bHaeMex1.pri, whole genome shotgun sequence genome encodes:
- the ITM2C gene encoding integral membrane protein 2C, whose translation is MVKIGVQQPPAALKPDKEKEKAAGGDGVAGAVLLPPGAEEPGPAAQGRRSSLSGVCYLTMGLLVLLLGLVFASMYVYRYFFITQLPRESVFHCGVLYEDSLYSPFKGQLELHEDVKIYIEENYEQINVPVPQFGGSDPADIIHDFQRGLTAYHDITLDKCYVIELNTTIVMPPRNLWELLVNVKKGTYLPQTYIIQEEMIATEHVSDMEQLGSFIYRLCSGKETYRLRRRGARRRISRREAGNCHRIRHFENTFVVETVICQKS